A part of Paenarthrobacter sp. A20 genomic DNA contains:
- a CDS encoding metal-sensitive transcriptional regulator: MSKVDLNHPSADVPVIEVDLDDAPQHGYTSNKDAYLKRLKRIEGQVRGIARMVDEDKYCIDILTQVAAATKALHAVSLGLVEEHIGHCVVGAASEPDPEARAQQIDAKVKEATDAIGRLLR; the protein is encoded by the coding sequence ATGAGCAAGGTAGACCTGAATCACCCGAGCGCGGACGTCCCCGTCATCGAAGTGGACCTGGATGATGCCCCACAGCATGGGTACACCAGCAATAAGGACGCGTACCTGAAGCGGTTGAAACGCATTGAGGGCCAAGTCCGCGGCATTGCGCGCATGGTGGACGAGGACAAATACTGCATCGACATCCTGACCCAGGTCGCCGCTGCCACCAAGGCCTTGCATGCGGTCAGCCTTGGGCTTGTTGAGGAGCACATCGGCCACTGCGTCGTGGGTGCAGCATCCGAGCCCGATCCGGAAGCCCGCGCCCAGCAGATCGATGCCAAAGTCAAGGAGGCCACCGATGCCATCGGGCGCCTGCTGCGGTAA
- a CDS encoding beta-N-acetylhexosaminidase, producing MSALHQLVPAPWAFSAGTGELELDAGATLGADPAFAGTRRWLARALGAATGWDLAPAPTGGADIRLLLDPALDAEAYRLEVSDAVVISAGGAAGAFYGAQTLLQLMGAAALRQAPVGSVEGWPVPRVSVEDKPRFGYRGTMLDVARHFMPKDNVLRFIEVMAMHKLNVLHLHLTDDQGWRIQINRYPKLTETGAWRRESSLGSWRAGVFDGRPHGGFYTQEDLREIVGFAAERHITVIPEVDVPGHSQAAIAAYPELGAGDGPVEVWTRWGINETVLEISETSLEFYRNVLDEVVEIFPSPWISLGGDEVPLTQWQASAKAQAKAAELGLDDVSGLHSWFVGQLALHVKGHGRATSVWDEIGDGGLPDGALVASWRGYEGGIDALRNGYDVVMCPEHKLYLDHRQADGDDEPVPVGFVTTLQAVYEFEPLPGLEGTDFPGRLLGAQANIWTEHLDSPRRVQFAAFPRLSAIAEVFWSNPEGRDYDEFLTRLTGSHVARLDAMGVEYRPLSGPMPWQQRPGVEGWKRDYDAEQLVRN from the coding sequence ATGAGCGCGCTTCACCAGCTGGTCCCGGCGCCGTGGGCCTTCTCCGCGGGGACCGGCGAATTGGAGCTCGACGCCGGCGCAACCTTGGGTGCGGATCCTGCGTTCGCCGGTACCCGCCGCTGGTTGGCCCGGGCTTTGGGGGCAGCCACCGGTTGGGACCTGGCTCCCGCGCCGACCGGCGGGGCGGACATCCGCCTCCTGCTTGACCCAGCGCTCGACGCCGAGGCGTACCGCTTGGAGGTGAGTGACGCCGTCGTGATTTCTGCTGGCGGTGCCGCGGGTGCGTTCTACGGTGCGCAGACGCTTCTGCAGTTGATGGGGGCGGCTGCGCTGCGGCAGGCTCCAGTTGGGTCTGTTGAGGGGTGGCCGGTTCCGCGGGTTTCTGTGGAGGACAAGCCGAGATTCGGCTACCGCGGAACCATGCTGGACGTCGCGCGGCACTTCATGCCCAAGGACAACGTGCTGCGGTTCATTGAGGTGATGGCGATGCACAAGCTGAACGTGCTGCACCTTCACCTCACGGACGATCAGGGCTGGCGGATCCAGATCAACCGCTATCCCAAGCTGACTGAAACGGGCGCTTGGCGACGTGAATCGTCGCTTGGCTCCTGGCGTGCAGGCGTTTTCGACGGCCGCCCGCACGGTGGTTTCTACACGCAGGAAGACCTTCGCGAGATTGTGGGCTTCGCCGCTGAACGGCACATCACCGTCATCCCCGAGGTCGACGTTCCAGGCCACAGCCAGGCGGCCATCGCGGCCTACCCGGAGCTTGGCGCGGGTGACGGGCCTGTGGAGGTGTGGACACGCTGGGGCATCAACGAGACCGTTCTGGAAATTTCCGAAACCTCGCTTGAGTTCTACCGCAATGTGCTGGACGAGGTGGTGGAGATCTTCCCCTCCCCGTGGATAAGCCTCGGCGGCGACGAAGTGCCCCTGACGCAGTGGCAGGCCAGCGCCAAGGCCCAGGCGAAGGCCGCAGAACTGGGCTTGGATGACGTTTCCGGTCTGCACAGCTGGTTCGTGGGGCAGTTGGCGTTGCATGTGAAGGGCCACGGCCGCGCCACGTCCGTCTGGGATGAAATCGGCGACGGCGGCCTTCCGGACGGTGCGCTCGTCGCGTCCTGGCGTGGATACGAGGGCGGCATTGACGCCCTCCGCAACGGCTACGACGTGGTGATGTGCCCCGAGCACAAGCTTTACCTCGACCATCGCCAAGCGGATGGCGACGACGAACCCGTGCCGGTTGGATTCGTGACCACGCTTCAGGCCGTCTACGAGTTCGAGCCGCTGCCTGGTCTTGAAGGCACGGACTTCCCGGGCCGCCTGCTCGGTGCCCAGGCCAACATCTGGACCGAGCACCTGGACTCACCGCGCCGCGTGCAGTTCGCAGCGTTCCCGCGACTCAGTGCGATCGCCGAAGTGTTCTGGTCCAACCCGGAAGGCCGGGACTACGATGAATTCCTAACCCGACTCACAGGCTCCCACGTGGCACGGCTTGATGCCATGGGCGTGGAATACCGGCCGTTGTCCGGTCCGATGCCGTGGCAGCAGCGCCCTGGTGTTGAGGGTTGGAAGCGCGATTACGACGCCGAGCAGCTTGTAAGGAACTGA
- a CDS encoding FG-GAP-like repeat-containing protein, translating to MGTVVSDSGLHAFSSIGRVWSRRGTMVAAAGVAALLLAGIPAVPAEADVITDTLGVGPNGHDVAVNALTNTVYVATEDGLTIVNGTTHAITKVNTGGTADAVAVNEATNKIYVGNRVTSPGGSVAVVDGATLAVTMVPAGAQTEAIVVNQKTNKIYVGTRSGLYVINGTNNQTTQITTSPSSDLSINQATNKIYALSGGVMVIDGPTNAVSRLDAGHDVAAPVHLAINAATNQVYVALKVRNYMELNVIDGATHDVGGLFSSYDTSPTELTVDETRNKVYLGRSLGGGLGPATGIVSIFNGGSGGRVDIRTGLLPSEIAVNRTTNKLYVSTENGGTTVIDAASFAATTLNTGGAADVAINESTNKIYITEPPGSLNVIDGNSPTPLKNDFSGDRKTDLLARDGSGVLWLYPGNGTGGWLPRAQVGSAWNSMTAVVSPGDFNGDKKPDILARDGAGHLWMYPGNGAGNWLPRVHVGSGWGIISAIVTPGDFNGDGTADILARDTSGTLWLYPGNGRGDWLPRTNLGAGWNSLTAIVGSGDFNSDGTPDVLARDGSGVLWFYGGNGSGGWRWDRQQVGEGWNSMTAILAPGDFNGDGRPDIVARDSTGALFLYPGASGSGWLPTVRIGTGWNAMSAIL from the coding sequence GTGGGAACTGTTGTCAGTGATTCAGGGCTGCATGCGTTCAGCTCTATCGGCCGGGTGTGGTCCCGGCGGGGCACCATGGTTGCAGCCGCCGGAGTAGCGGCGCTCCTGCTTGCCGGGATCCCGGCTGTTCCTGCCGAGGCGGATGTCATCACGGACACCCTTGGGGTGGGGCCAAATGGTCATGACGTGGCAGTTAACGCCCTCACGAACACTGTGTACGTGGCCACGGAGGACGGGCTGACCATCGTGAACGGCACAACGCATGCCATCACCAAGGTAAATACAGGCGGAACAGCGGACGCCGTGGCAGTCAACGAAGCCACGAACAAGATCTACGTTGGCAACAGGGTAACCAGTCCGGGCGGAAGTGTGGCTGTGGTTGATGGCGCCACGCTTGCCGTGACCATGGTCCCGGCCGGGGCGCAAACCGAAGCCATCGTAGTCAATCAAAAGACGAACAAAATCTACGTTGGTACTCGCTCCGGGCTGTACGTGATCAACGGAACGAACAACCAAACCACACAAATCACTACGAGTCCGTCGAGTGACCTCTCCATCAATCAGGCAACCAACAAGATTTACGCGTTGAGCGGCGGGGTGATGGTCATCGACGGACCCACGAACGCCGTCAGCCGCCTCGATGCCGGCCACGACGTTGCCGCGCCTGTCCACCTGGCCATCAATGCGGCCACCAACCAGGTCTATGTAGCCCTCAAGGTAAGAAACTACATGGAGCTCAATGTCATTGACGGGGCTACCCACGATGTTGGAGGGCTGTTCTCCAGCTACGACACCAGCCCCACCGAACTCACCGTCGACGAAACGCGAAACAAGGTCTATCTGGGCCGTTCGCTCGGGGGCGGACTCGGACCCGCAACGGGAATAGTGTCCATCTTCAACGGCGGAAGTGGGGGACGCGTCGATATCAGGACGGGCCTGCTTCCTTCCGAAATCGCCGTCAACCGAACCACCAACAAGCTGTATGTTTCCACGGAAAACGGCGGCACCACCGTCATCGATGCTGCCAGTTTCGCCGCGACCACCTTGAACACCGGGGGCGCGGCGGATGTGGCCATCAACGAGTCGACGAACAAGATCTACATCACGGAACCACCCGGCTCACTGAACGTCATCGACGGCAACAGCCCGACGCCTCTGAAGAATGACTTCAGCGGCGACAGGAAGACTGACCTCCTCGCCCGCGACGGGTCAGGCGTGTTGTGGCTGTACCCCGGAAACGGCACTGGCGGCTGGCTCCCCCGCGCTCAGGTGGGATCCGCCTGGAACTCCATGACCGCCGTCGTCAGCCCGGGCGACTTCAACGGTGACAAGAAACCGGACATTCTTGCCCGGGATGGTGCGGGGCATTTGTGGATGTATCCGGGGAACGGTGCGGGGAATTGGCTGCCACGGGTACACGTGGGTTCAGGCTGGGGCATCATCTCCGCAATCGTCACTCCCGGCGATTTCAATGGCGACGGAACAGCCGACATCCTCGCCCGTGATACCTCAGGGACCCTTTGGCTGTACCCCGGCAACGGGCGCGGGGACTGGCTGCCACGAACCAACCTCGGGGCCGGCTGGAATTCGCTGACGGCAATAGTCGGTTCGGGCGATTTCAACAGTGACGGCACTCCCGATGTCCTCGCCCGTGACGGCTCCGGAGTCCTCTGGTTTTATGGCGGGAACGGCTCCGGAGGCTGGCGGTGGGACCGCCAGCAAGTCGGCGAGGGATGGAACAGCATGACGGCCATCCTCGCCCCGGGGGACTTCAATGGTGACGGGCGGCCGGACATAGTTGCCCGCGACAGCACCGGCGCCCTTTTCCTCTACCCGGGTGCGAGTGGAAGCGGCTGGCTGCCCACAGTCCGGATCGGAACAGGCTGGAACGCCATGTCCGCCATCCTCTGA
- a CDS encoding carbohydrate ABC transporter permease: protein MTAVDVSSVPRRTAKAEAPQKLRKQGKRRFGADAAAIVIALIVAFPLFWMVLSALKPKTALDAGDAAPYTLEPSLDSFGRVLGVNNFGQYFLNSVIVALVVVVLSTILAFLAAVALTRYNFKMRTKLLIIILVSQMVPVEALTIPLFFLLRNAGEAIPLVGLNQLGSLVLVHVGFSIPFAIWMLRGFVAAVPLEVEEAARLDGASSFRFVRSILFPLVAPGVVACSVFSFISTWNDFLFAKTFIISAQENQTLPMALLTFFKPDQNDWGAIMAGSVIMTIPVLIFFVSVQRKLVSGLAGAVKG from the coding sequence ATGACCGCCGTCGACGTTTCATCAGTCCCGCGCCGAACCGCCAAGGCTGAGGCCCCGCAGAAGCTGCGCAAGCAGGGCAAGCGCCGTTTTGGCGCCGATGCCGCGGCAATTGTCATCGCGCTGATCGTTGCCTTCCCGCTGTTCTGGATGGTGCTGTCCGCGCTGAAACCGAAAACAGCGCTCGACGCCGGTGACGCCGCGCCGTACACGCTTGAACCGTCGCTGGACTCGTTCGGGCGCGTCCTGGGTGTGAACAACTTCGGCCAGTACTTCCTGAACAGCGTGATCGTGGCGTTGGTGGTTGTGGTGCTGTCCACCATCCTCGCGTTCCTCGCGGCCGTCGCGTTGACCCGATACAACTTCAAAATGCGTACCAAGCTGCTGATCATCATCCTGGTCTCGCAGATGGTTCCAGTTGAAGCCCTGACCATTCCGCTGTTCTTCCTCCTCCGGAACGCCGGCGAGGCCATCCCGTTGGTGGGCCTGAACCAACTGGGATCGCTGGTCCTGGTGCATGTTGGTTTCAGCATTCCGTTCGCCATCTGGATGCTTCGTGGATTTGTGGCGGCGGTTCCTCTGGAAGTTGAGGAGGCCGCCCGTTTGGACGGTGCCAGCAGCTTCCGGTTTGTCCGCTCCATCCTGTTCCCCCTGGTGGCGCCGGGCGTGGTGGCATGTTCGGTGTTCTCGTTCATTTCCACGTGGAACGACTTCCTGTTCGCTAAGACCTTCATCATTTCCGCCCAGGAGAACCAGACGCTGCCCATGGCATTGCTGACATTCTTCAAGCCCGACCAAAACGATTGGGGCGCCATCATGGCCGGCTCGGTCATCATGACCATTCCCGTGCTGATCTTCTTCGTATCAGTCCAGCGCAAGCTTGTATCCGGACTGGCTGGGGCGGTGAAGGGATGA
- a CDS encoding heavy metal translocating P-type ATPase, protein MSSQDTFNQPAHRVIELDIEGMTCASCVNRVERKLGKLDGVEASVNLPLESAHVTVPATVTDQQIVDTVNATGYKATVRHAPAPHAREHTEHAHHGNEAPEAGHSAHVNHMDHGPSASTLRPRLMTAALLTVPVFAISMIPALQFANWGWVVGALALPVVSWAAWPFHRAAAINARHFASTMDTLVSIGVIAAYLYSAWQLFADPRMTEHPGMESMSGGGLYFEVAAVVTTFLLLGRYLEANAKAKAGNALKALLNLGAKDATILLDGAEQKIPADQLLVDDLIVVRPGEKIATDGVVTDGASAVDASLVTGESVPVEVGPGSLVTGATINTSGRLLVRATRVGSDTTLAQMGRLVSQAQTGKAPIARLADRISSVFVPIVLVIAVVTFVLWLFFSGDLNAAFTAAVAVLVIACPCALGLATPVGLLTGTGRGAQLGILIKGPQVLEDTRHVDTILLDKTGTVTSGKLAVDHTVALNGHSSATVLTLAGAVESASEHPIAHAIAAAAKDAMHDAGSLPHVEGFSSAPGGGVLGTVTMDGSPRSVVVGRSGWLEENGISLGSDHRDALAAEENGGATAIWVAVDGQPAGIVSLSDTIKPGSAAAIQKLKDLGIRPILLTGDNAAVAAQVAAAVGIPPEDVFAGVLPEGKVEAVRKLQASGATVAMAGDGVNDAAALAQSDLGIAMGSGTDVAIEASDLTVMGSDLGQLVQAIELSRKTLSTIKTNLFWAFFYNAIGIPVAALGFLNPMVAGAAMAASSVLVVANSLRLRSFGK, encoded by the coding sequence GTGAGTAGCCAGGACACTTTCAACCAGCCCGCACACCGGGTTATCGAACTCGACATCGAGGGCATGACCTGCGCCTCGTGCGTCAATCGAGTGGAACGTAAACTGGGCAAGCTCGACGGCGTAGAGGCAAGCGTGAACCTGCCCCTTGAATCAGCCCACGTGACCGTCCCTGCCACAGTGACGGACCAGCAAATCGTGGACACCGTCAACGCGACGGGCTACAAAGCGACAGTCCGCCACGCCCCGGCGCCGCACGCCCGGGAACACACTGAGCACGCGCACCACGGCAACGAGGCTCCCGAAGCAGGGCACTCTGCCCACGTTAATCACATGGATCATGGCCCCTCCGCCTCGACGCTCAGGCCCCGGCTGATGACCGCAGCGCTGTTGACCGTGCCGGTGTTCGCGATCTCGATGATTCCCGCGCTCCAGTTTGCCAACTGGGGATGGGTCGTCGGCGCCTTGGCCCTTCCCGTGGTGAGCTGGGCAGCTTGGCCGTTCCACAGGGCCGCGGCCATCAACGCGAGGCACTTCGCCTCCACTATGGACACACTCGTCTCCATCGGCGTCATCGCCGCCTACCTCTACTCGGCCTGGCAGTTGTTCGCGGATCCCCGCATGACCGAACACCCCGGCATGGAAAGCATGTCCGGAGGGGGCCTGTACTTCGAGGTCGCGGCGGTGGTCACCACCTTCCTGCTCCTTGGGCGCTACCTCGAGGCGAATGCAAAGGCCAAGGCAGGCAATGCGCTCAAGGCGCTGCTGAACCTGGGAGCCAAGGACGCAACGATTTTGTTGGACGGCGCGGAGCAGAAGATCCCCGCGGATCAGCTCCTGGTGGACGACCTCATCGTGGTTCGCCCGGGCGAGAAAATCGCAACCGATGGCGTGGTCACCGACGGTGCATCCGCCGTCGATGCCTCGCTGGTTACGGGCGAGTCAGTGCCGGTCGAGGTCGGACCGGGCAGCTTGGTAACAGGCGCTACGATCAACACGTCCGGACGCCTGCTGGTGCGTGCAACACGCGTCGGGTCCGACACGACCCTCGCCCAGATGGGTCGCTTGGTCAGTCAAGCCCAGACCGGCAAGGCCCCGATCGCCCGGCTCGCGGACAGGATCAGTTCTGTCTTCGTACCGATCGTGCTGGTTATCGCTGTGGTCACCTTCGTTCTGTGGCTGTTCTTCTCGGGCGACCTCAACGCAGCCTTCACGGCAGCAGTCGCTGTCCTGGTGATCGCGTGCCCCTGCGCTTTGGGCCTGGCCACTCCTGTCGGGCTGCTGACCGGAACGGGCCGGGGAGCCCAGCTGGGCATTCTGATCAAGGGCCCCCAGGTTCTTGAGGACACCCGCCATGTGGACACCATCCTGCTGGACAAGACAGGCACCGTGACCAGCGGCAAGCTCGCCGTGGACCACACTGTGGCACTGAACGGCCATTCTTCCGCCACCGTCCTGACATTGGCGGGTGCGGTTGAGTCCGCCTCGGAGCACCCGATCGCCCACGCGATTGCCGCTGCCGCGAAGGACGCAATGCACGACGCCGGCAGCCTGCCTCACGTTGAAGGTTTCAGTTCCGCCCCGGGCGGCGGCGTGCTCGGAACAGTGACGATGGACGGCTCCCCTAGAAGTGTGGTGGTTGGCCGTTCCGGCTGGCTCGAAGAGAACGGAATTTCCCTCGGGTCCGACCACCGGGATGCCTTGGCGGCAGAGGAAAACGGCGGCGCCACAGCGATCTGGGTTGCAGTCGACGGCCAGCCTGCCGGCATTGTGAGCCTCAGCGACACCATCAAGCCCGGCTCGGCAGCCGCAATTCAGAAGCTGAAGGACCTGGGCATCCGCCCCATCCTCTTGACCGGCGACAACGCTGCCGTGGCCGCCCAGGTGGCTGCCGCCGTCGGGATCCCACCGGAAGACGTGTTCGCCGGAGTACTCCCGGAAGGCAAAGTTGAAGCCGTCCGGAAGCTGCAGGCGTCCGGCGCCACGGTGGCCATGGCCGGTGATGGCGTCAACGACGCCGCGGCCTTGGCGCAGTCGGATCTTGGTATCGCGATGGGTTCGGGCACGGATGTTGCCATCGAGGCATCCGACCTGACGGTGATGGGCAGCGACCTTGGTCAGCTGGTGCAGGCGATCGAGCTGTCCCGCAAGACCCTGTCCACCATCAAGACCAACCTGTTCTGGGCGTTCTTCTACAACGCGATCGGTATCCCGGTGGCAGCACTCGGATTCCTGAACCCGATGGTCGCCGGCGCAGCAATGGCAGCGAGCTCGGTGCTGGTAGTCGCGAACTCGTTGAGGCTTCGGTCCTTCGGAAAGTAG
- a CDS encoding IclR family transcriptional regulator: protein MTIEGKDARNSSASLRKALALLSVVSEEPGNGDGLALVELARLSGLNKSTLLRLAAPLLEENLLERDHETGKFRLGHGCLRLGQSYLDRVDLRSVANGELRSLMRATESTCHLVVLSGHDVVYLDKVEDEATVRMASRVGATMPAYCTAVGKAMLAFSPEEVVGPILASELHPLTEKTITDPALLRADFEAIRRRGYSIDDRENEPEVRCVAAPIFGHDDHVVAALSVSSLSSRMTAKRVREVGPMAAETSLRISAKLGSRRASAKLAKLA, encoded by the coding sequence GTGACTATTGAAGGCAAGGATGCCCGGAACTCCTCGGCATCACTCCGCAAAGCGTTGGCTCTGCTCTCCGTCGTGTCAGAGGAGCCCGGCAACGGTGATGGGCTGGCGCTCGTGGAGCTCGCCCGCCTCTCCGGCTTGAACAAGAGCACGTTGTTGCGCCTGGCCGCACCACTGCTGGAGGAGAACCTGCTGGAACGGGATCACGAGACGGGCAAGTTCCGCCTGGGCCATGGCTGTTTGCGCCTGGGCCAGTCTTATCTTGACCGTGTGGATCTGCGCAGTGTCGCCAACGGTGAGCTTCGGAGCCTCATGCGTGCCACGGAAAGCACCTGCCACTTGGTGGTGCTTTCCGGGCACGACGTGGTTTACCTGGACAAGGTGGAGGACGAGGCCACGGTGCGCATGGCGTCGCGGGTAGGCGCAACCATGCCGGCCTACTGCACTGCTGTTGGCAAGGCCATGCTCGCCTTCAGTCCCGAGGAAGTGGTGGGGCCGATCCTCGCCTCCGAGCTCCACCCGCTCACAGAGAAGACCATCACGGATCCGGCGCTGTTGCGGGCTGATTTCGAAGCCATCCGGCGGCGGGGCTATTCCATTGATGATCGGGAGAACGAGCCGGAGGTGCGCTGTGTCGCCGCGCCGATCTTTGGCCACGACGATCACGTAGTGGCAGCCCTGTCCGTATCTTCGTTGTCGTCGCGTATGACCGCTAAGCGTGTCCGCGAGGTCGGGCCGATGGCTGCGGAGACAAGCCTCCGGATTTCCGCCAAGCTCGGTTCGCGCCGGGCATCCGCGAAGCTGGCGAAGCTCGCATGA
- a CDS encoding DUF2277 domain-containing protein: MCRNIRTLHNFEPHATNAEVEAAALQYVRKISGSTKPSKANEEAFAEAVHEIAHITQHLLDSLVSHAPAKNRDEEAAKAKARSAVRFGTA; this comes from the coding sequence ATGTGCCGCAATATCAGGACCCTGCATAACTTCGAACCGCATGCCACGAACGCCGAAGTGGAGGCCGCAGCACTGCAATACGTGCGCAAAATCAGCGGTTCCACCAAGCCTTCCAAAGCCAACGAGGAAGCCTTTGCCGAGGCAGTCCACGAGATCGCCCACATTACGCAGCATCTCCTGGACTCCCTGGTGAGCCACGCTCCGGCGAAGAACCGTGACGAGGAAGCGGCCAAGGCAAAGGCCCGGTCGGCCGTCCGTTTCGGGACGGCCTAG
- a CDS encoding heavy-metal-associated domain-containing protein, with protein MSQTIQTNVNVSGMTCGHCVSSVSEELEALSGVQDVAVDLNPGGLSTVTITSTKELSPSEIGEAVAEAGYLVVANQA; from the coding sequence ATGAGCCAGACCATCCAGACCAATGTCAACGTTTCCGGCATGACCTGCGGCCACTGCGTCTCCAGCGTCAGCGAAGAACTCGAAGCGCTCAGCGGCGTCCAGGACGTCGCTGTGGACCTCAACCCCGGCGGCCTGTCCACCGTGACCATCACATCAACCAAAGAGCTCTCGCCCTCGGAAATTGGCGAAGCCGTGGCAGAAGCCGGCTACCTGGTGGTAGCCAACCAGGCGTAG
- a CDS encoding carbohydrate ABC transporter permease: protein MTALTPVLPEAPQGGTPVKGPTTAARKSRRFSNGKRGLEPWLYLAPAFIVLIALLGYPIFQLINVSLYDYRQAQVSGKAPLNFVGLENYQKLFADPQFWTVLGNTVVFATACVVFTLLVGSSLAVLATRLRPWVRSMLFVVSLGAWATPAVTGSAVWLFLFEPTLGLVNKTLVAIGLTQFEGYSWTYDKWSAFGLVASEVVWCSFPFVLVTVYAGIQAIPTEVIEAARIDGASMPRIARSIMLPMLRPIVIVVTIQSIIWNFKIFSQIYIMTNGGGIAGQNLVLNVYGYQQAFAASLYGLGSALGVIMTALLMVITLVYLRILKRTGEAL, encoded by the coding sequence ATGACAGCGCTCACCCCGGTTCTGCCCGAGGCGCCCCAAGGCGGCACACCAGTTAAGGGGCCGACGACGGCGGCGCGCAAGTCCCGGCGCTTCTCCAACGGGAAGCGCGGACTGGAGCCCTGGCTCTACCTTGCCCCGGCTTTCATCGTCCTGATCGCCCTGCTCGGCTACCCGATCTTCCAGCTGATCAACGTCTCGCTGTACGACTACCGCCAGGCGCAGGTCAGCGGCAAGGCGCCCCTGAACTTCGTCGGTTTGGAGAACTACCAGAAGCTGTTCGCCGATCCGCAGTTCTGGACTGTCCTTGGCAACACGGTGGTCTTCGCCACCGCCTGCGTGGTGTTCACCTTGCTGGTGGGCAGCTCGCTGGCGGTGCTGGCAACCAGGCTGCGCCCGTGGGTCCGCTCGATGCTGTTCGTGGTCTCGCTCGGCGCGTGGGCCACCCCGGCAGTCACGGGCAGTGCGGTGTGGCTGTTCCTGTTCGAGCCCACCTTGGGCTTGGTCAACAAGACACTGGTGGCCATCGGGCTGACGCAGTTCGAGGGATACTCCTGGACCTACGACAAGTGGTCGGCATTCGGGCTCGTCGCCAGTGAAGTGGTGTGGTGCTCGTTCCCGTTCGTCCTGGTCACGGTGTACGCAGGCATCCAGGCGATACCCACCGAGGTCATTGAAGCCGCGAGGATTGATGGCGCCTCCATGCCCCGGATTGCCCGCAGCATCATGCTTCCAATGCTCCGGCCCATCGTGATCGTGGTGACCATCCAGTCGATCATTTGGAACTTCAAGATCTTCTCGCAGATCTACATCATGACCAACGGCGGTGGCATTGCCGGCCAGAACCTGGTGCTCAACGTCTATGGCTACCAGCAGGCCTTCGCAGCGAGCCTTTATGGCCTCGGTTCCGCGCTGGGCGTGATCATGACGGCGCTGCTCATGGTCATCACGCTGGTCTACCTCCGGATCCTCAAGAGAACAGGCGAAGCCCTATGA
- a CDS encoding extracellular solute-binding protein, with translation MKLARSAAAIAIAALALTACAPPTSNNAASSSDEQTGTVRVWLFSEVNQDPKSAVVKEAVTEFEAAHSGAKIDVQYIPVDSRAERFKAAFNDPSSAPDVAEFGNTDLASYVASGGLADVTEDIKSWDEAKDLDGKILDTTEIDGKNYGVPWFVGVRALYYRTDLLQQLGLEVPKTLDEVETVARAVRAANPDLLGISVGGAAQFSAMPYLWANGGEIATKEGDTFVSGLDSTESREGVAAYTRLLKDDICPAQTCAEFGGNASVQQFIAGKSAMTIGGDFNYKAVAASAIKDKFAVVPVPGKTAGSIAPAFAGGNNLGVFNSSERRTLAADFVKLLASKKYQQKMFDSMGNLPTFSDVQKSVAENNKQVEPFINTLGAGTKFVPVTENWSTIDAQGVFTGMYQKVVTGKADVDAATTEAATAMNTAFGSK, from the coding sequence TTGAAACTCGCACGCTCCGCCGCGGCAATAGCCATCGCAGCGCTCGCATTGACCGCCTGCGCTCCGCCCACCTCGAACAACGCAGCCTCCAGTTCGGACGAGCAGACCGGCACGGTCCGCGTCTGGCTCTTCTCCGAGGTCAACCAGGATCCCAAGTCCGCAGTGGTCAAGGAAGCCGTTACTGAATTCGAAGCGGCACACAGTGGTGCCAAGATCGACGTTCAGTACATTCCGGTAGACAGCCGTGCCGAACGATTCAAGGCCGCGTTCAACGATCCTTCCAGCGCACCGGATGTGGCTGAGTTCGGCAACACCGACCTGGCCAGCTACGTGGCATCCGGTGGCCTGGCCGACGTCACCGAGGACATCAAGTCCTGGGACGAAGCAAAGGACCTGGACGGGAAGATCCTGGATACCACCGAAATCGACGGCAAGAACTACGGAGTTCCGTGGTTCGTCGGCGTTCGTGCCCTCTACTACCGCACGGACCTCCTGCAGCAGCTGGGCCTTGAGGTTCCCAAGACACTGGACGAAGTAGAAACCGTCGCCCGCGCCGTCCGGGCCGCAAACCCGGACCTGCTGGGTATCTCCGTTGGTGGCGCTGCGCAGTTCTCCGCCATGCCGTACCTGTGGGCCAACGGCGGCGAGATCGCCACGAAGGAAGGTGACACGTTCGTTTCCGGTTTGGACTCCACCGAGTCACGCGAAGGCGTCGCGGCGTACACGCGGCTGCTCAAGGACGATATTTGCCCCGCCCAGACCTGCGCGGAGTTCGGCGGAAATGCCAGCGTCCAGCAGTTCATCGCCGGCAAGTCGGCCATGACCATCGGCGGTGACTTCAACTACAAGGCCGTTGCCGCCAGCGCCATCAAGGACAAGTTCGCCGTCGTTCCGGTTCCCGGCAAGACCGCTGGTTCCATCGCTCCCGCCTTCGCCGGCGGCAACAACCTTGGCGTCTTCAACAGCAGCGAACGTCGCACCCTGGCTGCTGACTTCGTGAAGCTCCTGGCCAGCAAGAAGTACCAGCAGAAGATGTTCGACTCCATGGGCAACCTCCCCACGTTCAGCGATGTCCAGAAGTCTGTGGCAGAGAACAACAAACAGGTTGAACCGTTCATCAACACCCTCGGTGCCGGAACCAAGTTTGTCCCGGTCACGGAAAACTGGTCCACCATTGACGCCCAGGGTGTCTTCACGGGCATGTACCAGAAGGTGGTTACGGGCAAGGCCGACGTCGACGCCGCTACCACCGAGGCCGCAACGGCCATGAACACGGCATTCGGGTCCAAGTAA